A stretch of DNA from Streptomyces gobiensis:
CAACCGCGTTGGTGAGCATCTGGGCGTGGCCGCCCGTAATGGCCGCTGACCCAACCTGAACTGGGCTTTCGCCGAGTTGTCCACAGGGCTCCGCAGGGGATGCCTGGGCGGGCTACGGTCATCACTCACCGTAATGGAGTGCTGTGCGGGAGGGCTGTTATGTCAGCTATGTCAGCGTGCTTGGCCAAGCCGGTCGTTGTGCGGCCGGAGCCGGGGATGGTGTCGCGGACGGTTTCGATGAGCCGGGCCGGGCGGGAGCTCGGGCTGACGCCACGGGAGCTGGCCCTGGCCGTGGAGCTCGGGTTGCTGCGCACCGCGCCGCCGGTGCGGAAGCGTGAACGGCGCCGGATCCCGGTCACGGAGCTGGTCCGGGCGCGGAGCGAGGAGGGCTTCCCGGCATCGCTGCGGCAGCGGCTGCGGCTGATGGGCGCCACCGGGGGTGCCGAGCTGCTGGGGGTCGGTCCGGCCCGCTTCGCCCGGCTGGCACGGGCGGGTTGCTTCAGCCCGGTGCGCTTCTCCGTAAACCGTTATCGCCATCTCGTCTGGCTCTATCTCGCCACCGAGCTGCGCCAGTTCGCCGAGCGGCAGTCGGCACTGCTGCATGGGCCGCTGCCCAGTGGTGTGCGTGCTGTGCTGAAGCACGGCGAGGACTGGCGGCCACGGCACTGGCGTGCCCGCCGTATCGGCCAGTTGCTGCGGCAGACCGACGACCCCTGGGAAGCGGCGGCCGTCCATGCCGCGGTGCTGGACCAGGATGCCTTCGAAGAGGCGGTGCCCGAACCAGCGGAGCGGCTGCTGCTCGGTGAGCTACGGCCCTCGCTGGCACCATGGCGGCCGGTGGCCCGCACCACCTGGGAGGTGATCGGTGATGTGCTCACCGCGGAGTCGGAGGAGGAGATCCGCTGGCACCGGATGAATCTGACCCTGGCCCTCGGCATGGCCCGCGCCACCGGTCCAGCACCGGCCCGGTCAGTCACCGTGCGGCCGGAACAGGCCCTCCTGGACCACGGAGACCAGCAGTTGTCCCTCCCGGTCGTAGATACGGCCCTGAGCCAGGCCCCGGCCGCCGGTCGCGATGGGTGACTCCTGGTCGTAGAGGAACCACTCATCGGTACGGAAGGGGCGGTGGAACCACATGGCGTGGTCGAGGGAGGCCATATCAAAGCCGCGCGGGCCCCACAGCGGCTCCACCGGAACCCGTACCGCGTCCAGCAGCATCATGTCGCTGGCGTAGGCGAGGGCACAGGTGTGCACCAGCGGATCGTCCCCCAGTGGGCCGACCGCGCGCATCCACACGGCACTGCGTGTCTCGGCGCCCTTGACCTCCTCGGGCGTCCAGCGCAGCCGGTCGACATAGCGGATATCGAAGGGCTGCCGACGGGCCATCCGCTCCAGCGACTCCGGCAGTGCGCCCAGATGGTCACGGATCTCATCGGCGAGCCTCGGCAGGGTTTCCGGGCCCGGGACATGACGCATGGGGAGCTGGTGCTCGATGCCCGGCTCCGGAAGATGGAAGGAAGCGGTCAGATTGAAGATCGTCCGGCCCCGCTGTACGGCGACCACGCGGCGGGTGGTGAAGGAGCGGCCATCGCGGACCCGCTCGACCTGGTACACGATGGGCACTCCCGGGACGCCGGGGCGCAGGAAGTACGCGTGCAGCGAGTGCACCGGCCGCTTTCCGTCCGTGGTGCGCCCGGCCGCCACCAGCGCCTGCCCGGCGACCTGGCCGCCGAAGACTCGTTGCAGATGCTCCTGGGGGCTGCGGCCACGGAAGATGTTCTGCTCGATCTGCTCCAGATCGAGCAGATCGATCAGCCGCTCGGCGGGACTGGCGGTCATCGGCGATGCTCCTTTGTCACAGCTGGCCGACGTCGGTCACCTTCACTACCGCGCGGCCCTCCTCATCGGAGGCGGTGAGATCAACTTCGGCGGAGATTCCCCAGTCATGATCGCCGTTGGGATCGGCGAAGGTCTGCCGGACGCGCCACAGGCCGTCCTCGGGTACCTCCTCGATCTGCAGCAGCTTCGGTCCGCGGGCATCGGGGCCGGTGCCCAGCTCGTCGTACTCCGCCCAGTACGCGTCCATGGCCGCGCCCCAGGCGTCCTCGTCCCAGCCGGACTCGGCGTCCATCTCGCCCAGCTCCTCGACCTTGTCGAGGGCGGCGAGCTCCACCCGGCGGAACATCGCGTTGCGCACCAGGACCCGGAAGGCACGGGCGTTGCTGGTGACCGGACGGACCTGATCGGCGCGGTCCTGTGCCTCCTCGGCGGATTCGACCTCCGGGTTGGCCAGCTGCTCCCACTCATCCAGCAGGCTGGAGTCGACTTGGCGGACCATCTCGCCCAGCCACTCGATGATGTCCTGGAATTCCTCGGATTTCAGATCGTCCGGGACGGTGTGCTCCAGGGCCTTGTAGGCGCTGGCGAGATAGCGCAGCACGATGCCCTCGGTGCGGGCCAGCTCGTAGAAGGAGACAAACTCGCTGAAGGACATCGCCCGCTCGTACATATCGCGGATGACCGACTTCGGCGAGAGCGGGTAGTCGCCGACCCAGGGATGAGACTTGCGGTAGAGGCCGTAGGCGTGGGAAAGCAGCTCCTCAAGCGGCTTGGGGTAGCTGATGTCCATCAGCCGCTCCATCCGCTCCTCGTACTCGATGCCATCGGCCTTCATCTCGGCGACGGCCTCGCCCTTGGCCTTGTTCTGCTGGGCGGCGAGGATCTGCCGGGGGTCGTCCAGGGTGGACTCCACGACCGAGACCATATCGAGCGCGTACGACGGGGACTCCGGGTCGAGGAGTTCGAAGGCGGCCAGTGCGAACGTCGACAGGGGCTGATTGAGGGCGAAGTTCTCCTGGAGATCTACTGTCAGCCGGATGTCACGGCCCTGCGCGTCCGGCACATTCAGCTGCTCGACGACGCCACCGTCCAGCAGCGAACGGTAGATCGCGATGGCCCGGCGGATGTGCCGCAGTTGGGCGCGGCGGTCCTCGTGGCTGTCCTCCAGCAGTCGCCGCATCGCCGCGAAGGCATTGCCGGGCCGGGCGATGACCGACAGCAGCATCGTGTGGGTGACCCGGAAGCGGGAGGTCAGCGGCTCCGGCTCAGCGGCGATCAGCTTCTCAAAGGTGTTCTGTCCCCAGCTGACGAAACCCTCGGGCGCCTTCTTACGCACCACCTTGCGGCGCTTCTTGGGGTCGTCGCCCGCCTTGGCCAGAGCCTTCTCGTTCTCGATGACATGCTCGGGAGCCTGGGCAACCACAAAGCCAGAGGTGTCGAACCCGGCACGGCCCGCACGGCCCGCGATCTGGTGGAACTCGCGCGCTCGCAGGGTCCGCACCCGATTGCCGTCGTACTTGGTGAGCGCCGTGAACAGCACCGTGCGAATGGGAACATTGACGCCGACACCGAGGGTGTCGGTGCCACAGATGACCTTCAGCAGCCCGGCCTGCGCAAGCCGCTCCACCAGCCGTCGGTACTTGGGCAGCATCCCAGCGTGGTGTACCCCGATGCCATGGCGGACATAGCGCGACAGATTACGGCCGAACTTGGTGGTGAAGCGGAAGTTGCCGATGAGCGAGGCGATCTCGTCCTTCTCAGCCCGCGTACACATGTTGATGCTCATCAGCGCCTGCGCCCGCTCCACCGCTTGGGCCTGAGTGAAGTGCACGATATAGACGGGCGCCTGATGTGTTTCCAGCAGTTCGGTCAGAGTCTCGGTGAGCGTCGTCGTGCGGTACTCATAGCTCAGCGGTACCGGACGGGTCGCGGAGCGCACCACCGCGGTGGGGCGGCCGGTGCGCCGGGTGAGATCACCCTCGAACCGGGACATATCGCCGAGCGTGGCCGACATCAGGACGAATTGTGCTTGAGGCAGCTCCAGCAGCGGGATCTGCCAGGCCCAGCCCCGGTCCGGCTCGGCATAGAAGTGGAACTCGTCCATGACCACCTGGCCGATGTCCGCGTCCTTGCCGTCCCGCAGTGCGATCGAGGCCAGTACCTCGGCGGTGCAGCAGATCACGGGGGCATCGGCGTTGACCGAGGCGTCACCGGTGAGCATGCCGACGTTCTCGGTGCCGAAGATCTTGCACAGATCAAAGAACTTCTCCGACACCAGCGCCTTGATCGGCGCGGTGTAGAAGGTGACCTTGTCCTGGGCGAGCGCGGCGAAGTGTGCTCCGGCCGCGACCAGGGACTTTCCCGAGCCGGTCGGTGTGGACAGGATGACGTTCGCCCCGGAGACCACCTCGATCAGTGCCTCCTCCTGAGCGGGGTAGAGCGTGATACCCCGCTCTTCGGCCCACGACGAGAAGGCGTCGAAGAGGGCGTCGGGGTCGGGGCTGTTCGGCATCTGATCGATAAGGGTCACGCCCCCATACTGCCTCCCTTCGAGCCGATCACGGGAACCGGCGGCAGCCGCAAGATCATGTGGCACTACGCTGAGGCGCCGAGCGGGCGCCAGAGCGAAGGCGTCAGAGCGAAGCAAGAGCAAACTGCACAGCGATGGGGTGGGACACACATGATGGGACCGGCACACTCACTGTCGGGGGCCGCGGCCTGGCTGGGAGTGGGAGCGGGGGCCGCCGCCCTCGACCGTCCGATGCCCTGGCCGGTCCTTGTCGTCGGTGCGCTGATCTGCTCGGGAGCCGCGCTGGCGCCGGACCTCGACACGAAGTCGGCGACCATCTCCCGCGCCTTCGGTCCGGTCTCCCGGGCACTGTGCGGGATCATCGACAAACTGTCCACGGCCGTCTTCAACGCCACCCGGGGCAAGGGCGAGCGCAAGCGCTCCGGTGGTCACCGCACACTGACCCACACCTGGCTCTGGGCGGTGCTGGTCGGCGCGGGCTTCTCGGCGGCGGCGGTAACGGGCGGCCGTTGGGCGGTGCTGGTCATCCTCTTTATCCATATGGTGCTTGCCGTCGAGGGGCTGCTGTGGCGGATGGCCCGGGTCTCCAGCGATGTGCTGGTCTGGCTGCTCGGGGCGACCACCGCGTGGATCCTGGCCGGGGTCCTCGATCAGCCGGGCAAGGGCGCCGACTGGCTGTTCCCCGGGCAGGGCCTCGAATACCTCTGGCTCGGTCTGCCGATCGTGCTGGGTGCGATGGTGCACAACATCGGCGACGCTCTCACCGTCTCCGGCTGCCCCGTCCTGTGGCCCCTCTCGATAAAGCGGAAGCGCTGGTACCCACTGGGCACCCCGCGCTTTA
This window harbors:
- a CDS encoding DUF6397 family protein: MSAMSACLAKPVVVRPEPGMVSRTVSMSRAGRELGLTPRELALAVELGLLRTAPPVRKRERRRIPVTELVRARSEEGFPASLRQRLRLMGATGGAELLGVGPARFARLARAGCFSPVRFSVNRYRHLVWLYLATELRQFAERQSALLHGPLPSGVRAVLKHGEDWRPRHWRARRIGQLLRQTDDPWEAAAVHAAVLDQDAFEEAVPEPAERLLLGELRPSLAPWRPVARTTWEVIGDVLTAESEEEIRWHRMNLTLALGMARATGPAPARSVTVRPEQALLDHGDQQLSLPVVDTALSQAPAAGRDG
- a CDS encoding acyl-CoA thioesterase, translating into MTASPAERLIDLLDLEQIEQNIFRGRSPQEHLQRVFGGQVAGQALVAAGRTTDGKRPVHSLHAYFLRPGVPGVPIVYQVERVRDGRSFTTRRVVAVQRGRTIFNLTASFHLPEPGIEHQLPMRHVPGPETLPRLADEIRDHLGALPESLERMARRQPFDIRYVDRLRWTPEEVKGAETRSAVWMRAVGPLGDDPLVHTCALAYASDMMLLDAVRVPVEPLWGPRGFDMASLDHAMWFHRPFRTDEWFLYDQESPIATGGRGLAQGRIYDREGQLLVSVVQEGLFRPHGD
- a CDS encoding DEAD/DEAH box helicase codes for the protein MTLIDQMPNSPDPDALFDAFSSWAEERGITLYPAQEEALIEVVSGANVILSTPTGSGKSLVAAGAHFAALAQDKVTFYTAPIKALVSEKFFDLCKIFGTENVGMLTGDASVNADAPVICCTAEVLASIALRDGKDADIGQVVMDEFHFYAEPDRGWAWQIPLLELPQAQFVLMSATLGDMSRFEGDLTRRTGRPTAVVRSATRPVPLSYEYRTTTLTETLTELLETHQAPVYIVHFTQAQAVERAQALMSINMCTRAEKDEIASLIGNFRFTTKFGRNLSRYVRHGIGVHHAGMLPKYRRLVERLAQAGLLKVICGTDTLGVGVNVPIRTVLFTALTKYDGNRVRTLRAREFHQIAGRAGRAGFDTSGFVVAQAPEHVIENEKALAKAGDDPKKRRKVVRKKAPEGFVSWGQNTFEKLIAAEPEPLTSRFRVTHTMLLSVIARPGNAFAAMRRLLEDSHEDRRAQLRHIRRAIAIYRSLLDGGVVEQLNVPDAQGRDIRLTVDLQENFALNQPLSTFALAAFELLDPESPSYALDMVSVVESTLDDPRQILAAQQNKAKGEAVAEMKADGIEYEERMERLMDISYPKPLEELLSHAYGLYRKSHPWVGDYPLSPKSVIRDMYERAMSFSEFVSFYELARTEGIVLRYLASAYKALEHTVPDDLKSEEFQDIIEWLGEMVRQVDSSLLDEWEQLANPEVESAEEAQDRADQVRPVTSNARAFRVLVRNAMFRRVELAALDKVEELGEMDAESGWDEDAWGAAMDAYWAEYDELGTGPDARGPKLLQIEEVPEDGLWRVRQTFADPNGDHDWGISAEVDLTASDEEGRAVVKVTDVGQL
- a CDS encoding metal-dependent hydrolase, producing MMGPAHSLSGAAAWLGVGAGAAALDRPMPWPVLVVGALICSGAALAPDLDTKSATISRAFGPVSRALCGIIDKLSTAVFNATRGKGERKRSGGHRTLTHTWLWAVLVGAGFSAAAVTGGRWAVLVILFIHMVLAVEGLLWRMARVSSDVLVWLLGATTAWILAGVLDQPGKGADWLFPGQGLEYLWLGLPIVLGAMVHNIGDALTVSGCPVLWPLSIKRKRWYPLGTPRFMRFRAGAWVEMNVLMPAFGLAGVASGLIALGIVG